A DNA window from Undibacterium sp. YM2 contains the following coding sequences:
- a CDS encoding isoprenylcysteine carboxylmethyltransferase family protein: MDHGENAYGLWSLVILNSAIFIMFAFSFFKPQTARDWRSFSAFSAFIVALFVEMYGFPLTIYLMSGWLQTRYPNLDILSHNAGHLWSTLLGEKGDPHFGVLHIASYVFLGFGFYLLSSAWNVLYHAQRRHTLATAGPYAKIRHPQYVAFVLILLGFLLQWPTVLTLVMFPILLIMYGRLAVTEEKEMQAQFGEEFARYATQTPRFFPYLSASPASH, from the coding sequence ATGGACCACGGTGAAAACGCCTACGGCCTTTGGTCGCTGGTGATACTCAATTCAGCCATTTTTATCATGTTTGCGTTCAGTTTCTTTAAACCGCAAACGGCGCGTGACTGGCGTAGTTTCAGCGCATTTTCTGCATTCATTGTGGCCTTGTTCGTAGAAATGTATGGCTTCCCGCTCACTATTTACCTGATGTCAGGCTGGTTGCAGACGCGTTACCCCAATCTGGATATTTTGTCGCACAACGCAGGGCACTTATGGTCCACCTTGCTTGGAGAAAAAGGTGATCCGCATTTTGGCGTATTGCACATCGCCAGTTATGTGTTCTTGGGGTTCGGCTTTTACCTCTTATCCAGTGCCTGGAATGTGCTTTACCATGCCCAAAGAAGGCATACGCTGGCGACTGCGGGTCCTTATGCCAAAATCCGCCACCCACAGTATGTCGCTTTTGTCTTAATTCTCCTGGGGTTCTTATTACAGTGGCCTACAGTATTAACATTGGTCATGTTCCCTATCTTGCTAATCATGTATGGTCGTCTGGCTGTCACGGAAGAAAAAGAGATGCAGGCGCAATTTGGTGAGGAATTCGCCCGATACGCGACGCAGACTCCACGATTTTTCCCGTACTTATCTGCCAGTCCGGCTAGTCATTGA
- a CDS encoding efflux RND transporter periplasmic adaptor subunit, with the protein MNNKKIFIALVTAGVLAGSGYGLYRLGLNQGMQGADGPHSSASTTSSATGVKKVLYWHDPMVPGQKFDKPGKSPFMDMQLVPVYADGGDEGSVSISPRVQQNLGIRTAEVTRSSLASAVVAVGSVVYNERDVALVQARSNGFVEKLYVRAPLDTVKKGQVLAELYVPDWVAAQEEYLTAKRMQASGIAGLMDGAKQRMRLVGMSDDQIRAVEASGKVHTRISVTAPVSGVVAELSVREGMTVTTGAPLFRINGLGTIWVNADIPENQSAKMRLGNAVEARTPSLPGVIFKGKVSAILPQIDVATRTLKARIELANPSGQLVPGMFANLSFSSETRNDILQVPTEAIIQTGTRAVVMVAQGNGKFMPVDVETGIETNGQTEIRNGLEAGQKVVVSGQFLIDSEASLKGTATRMSDAPVDSADKSTAAIHHGSGKVEKIDKNEITLSHAPISSLKWGAMTMGFKLPANGFPANVAVGDMVIFDIRQTKDGMYQITSISPTAETPKTNPSSNAMNDTMNMPSSSAGAKK; encoded by the coding sequence ATGAACAATAAGAAAATCTTCATCGCCCTGGTTACTGCTGGCGTACTGGCTGGTAGTGGTTATGGTCTGTATCGCCTTGGCCTCAATCAAGGAATGCAAGGGGCTGACGGGCCGCACTCAAGTGCATCAACAACAAGTTCTGCTACCGGCGTAAAAAAAGTATTGTATTGGCATGACCCAATGGTTCCCGGTCAAAAATTTGATAAACCTGGCAAATCGCCTTTCATGGACATGCAATTAGTACCTGTATATGCCGATGGCGGCGATGAAGGTTCTGTCAGCATCAGTCCTCGTGTACAACAAAACCTTGGTATCCGCACTGCAGAAGTGACACGCAGTAGCCTGGCATCGGCTGTGGTAGCGGTTGGCAGTGTCGTTTATAACGAGCGTGATGTCGCTCTGGTGCAGGCACGTAGCAATGGTTTTGTCGAAAAACTCTACGTTCGCGCCCCTCTAGATACAGTCAAGAAAGGTCAGGTACTGGCTGAGCTATATGTGCCAGATTGGGTCGCTGCACAGGAGGAATACCTGACGGCGAAGCGCATGCAGGCTAGCGGTATTGCCGGATTAATGGACGGGGCAAAGCAACGCATGCGCCTGGTTGGGATGAGCGACGATCAAATACGCGCAGTAGAGGCTAGCGGCAAGGTGCACACACGTATCTCTGTCACGGCCCCGGTCAGCGGCGTAGTCGCGGAATTGTCTGTACGTGAAGGTATGACCGTCACGACCGGTGCACCCTTATTCCGTATCAATGGTCTGGGCACGATCTGGGTCAATGCCGACATCCCTGAAAATCAATCTGCCAAGATGCGCTTAGGGAATGCCGTCGAAGCACGTACTCCGTCATTGCCAGGCGTTATCTTTAAAGGCAAGGTCAGTGCCATACTCCCCCAGATTGACGTTGCTACCCGTACTCTGAAAGCCCGCATCGAACTGGCGAATCCTTCCGGTCAACTGGTACCCGGCATGTTTGCCAATCTGAGCTTCAGTTCTGAGACCCGCAACGATATTTTGCAAGTGCCAACCGAAGCCATCATCCAGACTGGCACTCGCGCTGTGGTGATGGTCGCACAAGGCAATGGTAAATTCATGCCCGTTGATGTTGAAACCGGTATAGAGACAAATGGCCAGACTGAAATCCGTAACGGCCTGGAAGCTGGACAAAAAGTCGTCGTATCCGGCCAATTCCTGATCGATTCCGAAGCGAGCCTGAAAGGTACAGCGACGCGCATGAGTGATGCGCCAGTGGACAGTGCCGACAAGAGTACCGCAGCGATACATCATGGTAGTGGCAAAGTCGAAAAGATAGATAAGAATGAAATCACGCTATCTCACGCTCCTATATCGTCCCTGAAATGGGGAGCGATGACGATGGGCTTCAAGCTACCAGCGAATGGTTTTCCTGCAAACGTTGCCGTTGGCGACATGGTGATTTTTGACATACGCCAAACCAAGGACGGTATGTACCAGATTACCTCTATTTCACCAACGGCTGAAACACCTAAGACCAATCCATCGTCTAATGCGATGAACGATACGATGAATATGCCCTCGTCTTCTGCAGGAGCAAAAAAATGA
- a CDS encoding TolC family protein — MSFSFRAPMFAHHKTKLYTQFLVVIPVAIAFVLTPLYVNAAESPLTLGNAQHLAVARSRQLIAQDMAVTASREMAAAAGQLPDPILRAGIDNLPVSGPDRGSLTGDFMTMRRIGVMQELTRNDKRQLRAERYDRLADKSLAEKSSAIAAIQRDTAVAWLDRYYAERMAAVVTEQSIQAKLEIEAAESSYRAGRGNQADIFAARSALSMVDDRQSEILRKVRTAKTMLSRWTGGDPELALAGEPSIEKIRLDLSALDKSLAHHPQIAVLTRQTEIAETDARLAEANKKTDWSVEVAFQQRGPAYSNMVSVGISLPFQWDQKNRQDRELSSKLAMVEQAKAERDETLRAHVAETKAMIEEWQTDLERCTRYEHELIPLAKERTQAILGAYRGGKSSLGDVLAARRNETDVRLQALQLQADTARLWAQLNFLFPVDVQATYPTQSMKKDMP, encoded by the coding sequence ATGTCATTCTCATTCCGTGCACCTATGTTTGCGCACCATAAAACAAAACTTTATACTCAGTTCCTGGTTGTGATTCCTGTAGCGATTGCTTTTGTGCTTACTCCTCTCTATGTTAACGCTGCAGAGTCTCCATTGACTTTGGGCAATGCCCAACATCTTGCAGTCGCCCGTTCCCGTCAATTGATCGCGCAAGATATGGCGGTCACTGCCTCCCGCGAAATGGCTGCCGCTGCCGGTCAGTTGCCTGATCCTATATTGAGGGCTGGAATCGATAATCTGCCAGTCAGTGGCCCTGACCGCGGCAGTCTGACTGGCGATTTCATGACCATGCGTCGCATCGGCGTCATGCAAGAATTGACCAGAAACGACAAACGCCAATTACGCGCAGAGCGCTATGACCGTCTAGCCGACAAGTCCCTGGCAGAGAAAAGCAGCGCGATTGCCGCTATCCAGCGCGACACCGCTGTCGCTTGGCTCGATCGATACTACGCAGAACGTATGGCTGCTGTAGTCACAGAACAATCCATTCAGGCCAAACTTGAAATTGAAGCGGCCGAGAGTAGTTACCGCGCTGGTCGTGGCAACCAGGCAGATATCTTCGCAGCCCGAAGTGCACTCAGCATGGTCGATGACCGTCAAAGTGAAATCTTACGCAAAGTGCGTACGGCCAAGACGATGTTAAGCCGTTGGACTGGAGGTGACCCAGAACTTGCGTTGGCAGGTGAGCCCAGTATCGAGAAGATTCGCCTGGATTTATCGGCACTGGACAAGTCACTTGCTCACCATCCCCAGATTGCAGTGCTGACCAGGCAAACGGAGATTGCTGAGACAGATGCCAGATTGGCCGAAGCCAATAAAAAAACCGACTGGAGTGTTGAAGTCGCGTTCCAGCAACGTGGCCCAGCTTATTCCAATATGGTTTCGGTCGGCATATCACTGCCTTTCCAGTGGGATCAAAAGAATCGCCAAGATCGTGAACTGTCTTCCAAATTGGCAATGGTCGAACAGGCTAAGGCAGAACGTGATGAAACATTGCGTGCACATGTTGCGGAAACGAAAGCGATGATAGAAGAGTGGCAAACTGACCTCGAACGCTGTACTCGTTATGAGCACGAATTGATACCGCTGGCAAAAGAGCGTACTCAAGCCATATTGGGTGCCTATCGCGGCGGCAAGTCCAGTCTGGGTGATGTGCTGGCGGCTCGCCGCAACGAAACCGACGTACGACTACAGGCCTTGCAACTACAAGCCGACACTGCCCGTTTATGGGCGCAACTTAATTTCCTGTTTCCTGTCGATGTCCAAGCGACGTATCCAACCCAATCCATGAAAAAGGATATGCCATGA
- a CDS encoding nuclear transport factor 2 family protein — MRKIAAIALLSTATIISFANEPKEALADFHTALVAGDKAKASEVLAADVTIYESGYVERSRAEYAEHHMPGDMTFAKASKRSVLQQSQRIEGNLAVIWEETETKTKIGGKDVVILGTETALQQKTGDKWKIVHVHWSSRKPK, encoded by the coding sequence ATGCGAAAAATAGCTGCCATTGCATTGCTCAGTACGGCGACCATCATCAGTTTTGCCAACGAACCTAAAGAAGCACTTGCAGACTTCCACACCGCACTTGTAGCTGGTGACAAGGCAAAGGCAAGCGAAGTGCTGGCAGCTGATGTCACTATTTATGAATCCGGCTATGTCGAACGTTCCCGGGCTGAATATGCTGAGCATCACATGCCAGGTGATATGACTTTTGCTAAAGCATCAAAACGGTCTGTGTTGCAACAAAGCCAGCGCATTGAAGGCAATTTGGCCGTGATTTGGGAAGAGACAGAAACCAAGACAAAGATCGGTGGCAAAGATGTCGTCATTCTGGGGACAGAAACCGCGCTGCAACAAAAAACCGGCGACAAATGGAAGATCGTCCACGTGCACTGGTCTTCAAGAAAGCCCAAATAA
- a CDS encoding efflux RND transporter permease subunit, which translates to MMAKLIRWSIANRFLVLLATLMMTAWGIWSLSRTPLDAIPDLSDVQVIIRTSYPGQAPQIVENQITYPLTTTMLSVPGAKTVRGYSFFGDSFVYVLFEDGTDMYWARSRVLEYLNQVQSRLPPQAKASLGPDATGVGWVYEYALVDRSGKMDLSQLRAFQDWFLKYELKSVPNVSEVASIGGMVRQYQIQLDPDKMRAYNIPHGKIIEAVQKANQETGGSVLELGEAEYMVRASGYLKSLDDFRKIPLMTTDAGVSVRLGDVARIQIGPEMRRGIADLNGEGEVAGGVIVMRSGKNALETIDAVKVKLQKLKASLPAGVEIVTTYDRSNLINRAVKNLQEKLIEEFIVVAIVCAIFLFHLRSALVAIVTLPIGILIAFIVMYYQGVNANIMSLGGIAIAVGAMVDAAVVMIENAHKHIEAWNHMHPGEKLHGETHWRVIGDAAAEVGPALFFSLLIIVLSFIPVFTLEAQEGRLFSPLAFTKTYAMAAAAGLAVTLIPVLMGYLIRGKIPDEQQNPLNRVLIAIYRPLLDMVLRFPKTTLVIAGLVAVVTVWPMARLGGEFMPPLDEGDLLYMPSALPGIGAGKVSELLQQTDRLIKTVPEVKSVFGKAGRAESATDPAPLEMFETTIQFKPKDQWRPGMTTDKLVEELDRIVKVPGLSNIWVPPIRNRIDMLATGIKSPVGVKVAGTSLKEIDRITSDIERVIKNLPGVSSALAERLNGGRYIDVDINRDAAARYGLNIADVQSIVSAAIGGDNIGETIEGLQRFPINVRYPREVRDSVEKLRQLPVLTERGAQIRLGDVAEIRINDGPPMLKSENARLSGWVYVDIRDRDLNSTVREMQEVVTSEVKLPAGYSIAWSGQFEYLERATAKLKIVVPATLLIIFVLLYMTFKRVDEAALIMATLPFALAGGIWLLWALGHNLSVASGVGFIALAGVSAEFGVIMLLYLKHAWEARVAIGKADEQDLLEAIREGAVLRVRPKAMTVAVIIAGLVPIMLGTGTGSEVMKRIAAPMVGGMITAPLLSMFVVPAVYLLLRRRKL; encoded by the coding sequence ATGATGGCCAAACTAATACGCTGGTCAATCGCCAACCGCTTTCTGGTGCTGCTAGCAACGCTGATGATGACTGCCTGGGGTATCTGGTCTTTGTCGCGTACACCACTTGATGCGATTCCTGACCTGTCGGATGTGCAAGTCATCATCCGCACCAGTTATCCCGGCCAGGCACCGCAAATTGTTGAAAACCAGATTACCTATCCTTTGACGACGACCATGCTGTCCGTGCCGGGTGCCAAGACGGTGCGTGGTTATTCATTCTTTGGGGATTCTTTCGTCTACGTATTGTTTGAAGATGGCACCGATATGTACTGGGCACGTTCCCGCGTATTGGAATACCTGAACCAAGTGCAGTCTCGCTTGCCGCCACAGGCAAAAGCTTCACTCGGCCCAGATGCCACGGGTGTAGGTTGGGTGTATGAATATGCCTTGGTGGACCGCAGCGGCAAGATGGATTTATCGCAATTACGGGCATTCCAGGACTGGTTCTTGAAGTACGAACTGAAATCAGTGCCGAATGTGTCTGAGGTGGCGAGCATAGGCGGCATGGTACGCCAGTACCAGATACAACTCGATCCGGACAAGATGCGCGCCTACAACATCCCGCATGGAAAAATCATTGAGGCTGTGCAGAAAGCCAATCAGGAAACCGGTGGTTCGGTGCTGGAACTGGGGGAAGCTGAATATATGGTACGTGCATCCGGGTACCTGAAATCATTGGATGATTTTCGTAAAATACCTTTGATGACCACAGATGCTGGTGTATCAGTGCGTCTGGGCGACGTGGCCCGTATACAAATCGGGCCTGAAATGCGGCGCGGCATCGCCGACTTGAACGGTGAAGGTGAAGTCGCTGGTGGCGTGATTGTCATGCGGTCCGGCAAAAACGCACTGGAAACCATCGATGCAGTCAAAGTCAAACTGCAAAAGCTCAAGGCCAGTCTGCCTGCTGGCGTGGAAATTGTCACTACCTATGACCGGTCCAATCTAATCAATCGTGCCGTCAAGAACTTGCAAGAGAAATTAATAGAAGAATTCATTGTTGTCGCCATTGTCTGTGCCATCTTCCTGTTTCATCTGCGTTCAGCTTTGGTCGCCATCGTTACTTTGCCAATTGGCATCCTGATAGCCTTCATCGTCATGTATTACCAGGGCGTGAATGCGAATATCATGTCGCTGGGCGGGATTGCCATTGCAGTAGGTGCCATGGTTGATGCCGCAGTGGTCATGATAGAAAATGCTCACAAGCACATCGAGGCGTGGAACCATATGCATCCAGGAGAAAAACTTCACGGCGAAACCCATTGGCGAGTGATCGGCGATGCGGCCGCTGAGGTAGGGCCAGCCCTGTTTTTTTCATTGCTCATCATTGTCTTGTCCTTTATACCGGTCTTTACCCTGGAGGCGCAGGAAGGACGCTTATTTTCTCCGCTGGCATTTACCAAAACGTATGCCATGGCGGCAGCAGCGGGCTTGGCGGTGACCTTGATACCTGTACTAATGGGTTACCTGATCCGGGGTAAGATACCTGATGAACAACAGAACCCCTTGAATCGCGTCTTGATTGCCATATACCGGCCTTTATTGGATATGGTATTACGTTTCCCTAAGACCACTTTAGTGATCGCAGGTTTGGTTGCTGTAGTAACGGTATGGCCAATGGCACGGCTTGGCGGTGAGTTCATGCCGCCACTGGATGAAGGTGATTTGCTCTATATGCCGTCTGCACTCCCAGGCATAGGCGCTGGCAAGGTTTCAGAGTTACTCCAGCAGACTGATCGATTGATTAAGACTGTGCCAGAGGTAAAAAGTGTATTTGGCAAAGCTGGGCGCGCTGAAAGTGCGACTGATCCGGCTCCTCTGGAAATGTTCGAAACCACGATACAATTCAAGCCGAAAGATCAATGGCGGCCTGGCATGACGACCGATAAGCTGGTAGAAGAACTGGATCGTATAGTTAAAGTCCCTGGGCTATCCAATATCTGGGTGCCACCTATCCGGAATCGTATCGATATGCTGGCGACCGGTATCAAGAGCCCCGTGGGCGTGAAAGTGGCAGGCACCAGTCTGAAAGAAATAGACAGGATTACCAGCGATATTGAACGTGTTATCAAAAACCTTCCTGGAGTGTCTTCAGCCCTGGCAGAAAGACTCAATGGCGGACGTTATATCGATGTCGATATCAACCGGGATGCAGCGGCGCGCTACGGTCTCAATATCGCAGACGTACAAAGCATCGTGTCCGCAGCGATTGGCGGGGATAATATCGGCGAAACCATTGAGGGCTTACAGCGATTTCCGATCAACGTTCGATATCCGAGAGAAGTACGTGACTCCGTCGAAAAACTGCGGCAGTTACCAGTGCTGACTGAACGTGGCGCACAAATCCGGCTGGGTGATGTCGCAGAAATTCGCATTAATGACGGGCCACCTATGTTGAAGAGCGAAAATGCCCGGCTGTCTGGATGGGTATACGTTGACATCCGTGATCGTGACTTGAACTCGACAGTACGTGAAATGCAGGAAGTCGTTACCAGCGAAGTCAAGCTGCCAGCAGGTTATTCAATTGCCTGGTCCGGGCAATTTGAATATCTGGAGCGTGCTACAGCCAAATTGAAAATCGTCGTACCGGCGACCTTGCTGATCATCTTCGTACTGTTGTACATGACCTTCAAGCGTGTCGACGAAGCAGCGCTGATCATGGCGACCTTGCCGTTTGCATTGGCTGGTGGTATATGGCTGCTGTGGGCGCTTGGCCATAATCTATCGGTCGCCAGTGGTGTCGGCTTTATCGCACTGGCGGGTGTTTCCGCTGAATTCGGCGTGATTATGCTTTTGTACCTGAAGCATGCCTGGGAAGCGCGTGTCGCCATTGGAAAAGCCGATGAACAAGATTTGCTGGAGGCTATTCGGGAAGGTGCAGTACTGCGAGTGAGGCCGAAGGCAATGACGGTCGCTGTCATCATTGCAGGTCTGGTTCCGATCATGCTTGGTACGGGTACAGGTTCGGAAGTCATGAAGCGCATCGCTGCACCTATGGTGGGCGGCATGATCACCGCACCATTGCTTTCGATGTTTGTTGTGCCAGCAGTGTATTTGCTTTTGCGCCGAAGGAAATTGTGA
- a CDS encoding copper-binding protein, with protein MSIIKFLALSIFTAAAFHTAIAADHSMSATASASANSTNSDMTDGEVKKIDKSANKITLKHGDIKNLDMPGMTMVFRLKDPAVLDTFKVGDKVKFKAEKADGAIFATEIQVAK; from the coding sequence ATGTCCATCATTAAATTTCTGGCGCTGAGCATTTTCACTGCTGCCGCATTCCATACAGCTATTGCTGCCGATCACTCAATGTCTGCAACAGCTTCCGCTTCCGCAAATAGCACCAATAGTGACATGACCGATGGGGAAGTCAAAAAAATCGATAAAAGTGCTAACAAGATCACGTTGAAACACGGCGATATCAAGAACCTGGATATGCCCGGTATGACAATGGTATTTCGCCTCAAAGATCCCGCAGTGCTGGATACTTTTAAAGTGGGCGACAAGGTGAAGTTCAAGGCTGAAAAGGCTGACGGTGCCATTTTTGCGACCGAGATTCAAGTTGCCAAGTAA
- a CDS encoding heavy metal translocating P-type ATPase translates to MNDTVTVPASAKDMGLKDPVCGMTVTEQSEHKELRDSKMYYFCSSKCHTKFNAEPGKYILSKTTPEKEEETSSAAIYTCPMHPEIRQDHPGSCPKCGMTLEPVIPELEADDNSELKDFQHRFWWTLPLTVIVFVLAMSGESLHLMQMSVQSWVEMAIASPIVLWAGWPFFTRGWQSVLHRSPNMWTLISLGTGAAFIYSVVATLTPGVFPDSFISMGRVAVYFEAAAVIISLTLLGQVLELKARSQTSAAIKSLLGLSPKTARRINADGNEEDIPLANVHVGDLLRVRPGEKVPVDGSVTEGSSAVDESMLTGEPVPVTKRVGDKVIGATLNTNGALVMRSERVGSATMLAQIVQMVAQAQRSKAPMQRMADVVAGYFVTTVIGIAILTFFAWGFWGPEPRWVFGLINAVSVLIIACPCALGLATPMSIMVATGRGATQGVLFRDAAAIENLRKVDTLIVDKTGTLTEGRPAFNKAIPSSGYHEDEVLRLAASLDQGSEHPLADAIVRAARERGLNLDKPENFESGSGIGVRGTINQHGIALGNTTLMEQLGVQVQDLMTQAEYLRAEGASVMYLAVDNQLAGLLAVSDPIKKSTPEALATLKASGIRIIMATGDGLTTAKAVGNRLGLDEVFGEVKPQDKLILVERLQKEGRIVAMAGDGINDAPALAKANVGIAMGTGTDVAMNSAQVTLVKGDLRGISVARLLSDDTVGNMKQNLLFAFLYNGLGIPVAAGVLYPMTGWLLSPLIAALAMSLSSASVIGNALRLRTHGVDT, encoded by the coding sequence ATGAACGATACAGTGACTGTACCCGCTTCTGCGAAAGACATGGGCCTAAAAGATCCTGTATGCGGCATGACCGTCACCGAACAGTCCGAACATAAGGAGCTACGTGACTCAAAAATGTATTACTTTTGCAGCAGCAAATGCCATACTAAATTTAATGCAGAACCTGGCAAGTACATATTGTCAAAGACTACTCCAGAAAAGGAGGAAGAAACATCTTCCGCCGCTATCTATACTTGTCCCATGCATCCCGAAATACGGCAAGATCATCCGGGCAGTTGTCCTAAGTGTGGTATGACGCTGGAGCCGGTGATTCCCGAACTTGAGGCAGATGATAATTCCGAGCTGAAGGACTTTCAGCATCGCTTCTGGTGGACTTTACCTCTCACCGTGATTGTTTTTGTACTTGCCATGTCTGGTGAGTCGCTACATTTGATGCAGATGTCTGTTCAAAGTTGGGTGGAAATGGCCATTGCTTCACCTATCGTGTTGTGGGCTGGATGGCCTTTCTTCACAAGAGGTTGGCAATCTGTGTTGCACCGTAGTCCCAATATGTGGACATTGATCAGCTTGGGAACTGGTGCAGCTTTCATCTATAGCGTGGTTGCGACATTGACTCCTGGCGTTTTTCCAGATTCGTTTATTTCAATGGGACGTGTTGCAGTGTATTTTGAGGCGGCGGCGGTGATTATTTCGCTGACTTTACTCGGACAAGTACTGGAACTTAAAGCGCGATCACAGACTTCGGCGGCGATCAAATCCTTGCTAGGCCTTTCTCCGAAGACTGCTCGGCGCATCAACGCGGATGGAAACGAAGAAGACATACCTCTCGCCAACGTTCATGTTGGAGATTTATTGCGTGTTCGCCCTGGTGAAAAAGTTCCGGTTGATGGCAGTGTGACGGAGGGAAGTAGCGCCGTTGACGAATCCATGCTGACCGGAGAACCTGTCCCTGTGACTAAACGGGTTGGAGATAAAGTCATTGGTGCTACTTTAAATACGAATGGTGCTTTAGTCATGCGCTCTGAGCGGGTAGGATCTGCCACGATGCTGGCACAAATCGTTCAGATGGTTGCGCAGGCGCAGCGTTCAAAGGCCCCGATGCAGCGAATGGCGGACGTTGTGGCTGGATATTTCGTGACGACCGTGATCGGCATTGCCATCCTGACTTTTTTTGCCTGGGGCTTTTGGGGACCAGAACCGCGCTGGGTCTTTGGCCTGATCAATGCTGTTTCAGTACTGATCATTGCCTGTCCCTGTGCCTTGGGACTGGCGACTCCTATGTCTATCATGGTGGCAACTGGTCGTGGTGCCACGCAAGGCGTTTTATTCCGGGATGCTGCTGCCATAGAAAATTTACGCAAGGTTGATACCCTGATTGTTGACAAGACCGGTACCTTGACTGAAGGGCGTCCCGCATTCAATAAAGCGATTCCATCCTCTGGCTACCACGAAGACGAAGTGCTGCGCCTGGCAGCCAGTCTCGATCAGGGTAGCGAGCATCCCTTGGCCGATGCCATTGTACGAGCAGCTCGCGAGCGGGGGCTCAATCTGGACAAACCAGAGAATTTTGAATCAGGTTCAGGTATTGGCGTGCGTGGCACCATCAATCAGCATGGGATTGCTCTGGGAAATACGACACTCATGGAGCAATTGGGCGTACAAGTGCAAGACTTGATGACGCAGGCAGAATATCTTCGTGCCGAGGGCGCAAGCGTCATGTACCTTGCTGTGGACAATCAACTGGCAGGATTGCTTGCGGTGTCAGACCCAATCAAGAAAAGCACCCCGGAAGCCCTGGCCACACTTAAAGCATCAGGAATTCGCATCATTATGGCAACGGGTGACGGCCTGACCACGGCAAAAGCTGTTGGTAACCGGCTCGGCCTGGATGAAGTCTTTGGAGAGGTAAAGCCGCAAGACAAACTTATACTGGTTGAACGTCTACAAAAAGAAGGTCGCATCGTTGCCATGGCAGGTGACGGGATCAATGATGCACCCGCACTGGCAAAAGCCAATGTAGGTATCGCCATGGGTACCGGCACCGATGTCGCTATGAACAGTGCCCAAGTCACCCTGGTTAAAGGTGACCTGCGCGGCATCTCTGTTGCACGCTTATTGTCGGACGACACAGTTGGAAATATGAAACAAAATCTGCTATTTGCTTTCTTGTATAACGGCTTGGGTATTCCAGTCGCTGCTGGCGTTTTGTATCCGATGACCGGCTGGTTACTTTCTCCACTGATTGCTGCTTTAGCGATGAGTTTGAGCTCAGCTTCCGTCATAGGCAATGCTCTGCGGTTGAGAACACATGGTGTCGACACCTGA
- a CDS encoding plastocyanin/azurin family copper-binding protein codes for MKTRLTTIAVTLALAFAAQASFAHDDHAQGHDNEAIGKPGTATATTRTVNVNMTDNMRFTPSNIVAKQGETIRFVIKNSGGIKHEFVLGTEKELKEHYEVMKKNPEMEHSDPNMITLAGGQAGEVVWQFTKAGKIDFACLQPGHYDAGMKGKVTVARGKAVAKADIDAHEHKH; via the coding sequence ATGAAAACTCGCCTTACTACCATCGCAGTCACGTTGGCTCTCGCATTCGCCGCTCAGGCCAGTTTCGCCCATGATGACCACGCACAAGGTCATGACAACGAAGCCATCGGCAAACCAGGCACCGCCACCGCAACTACCCGTACCGTCAATGTCAATATGACTGACAACATGCGATTTACACCGTCCAACATCGTCGCCAAGCAAGGTGAAACCATTCGTTTCGTGATTAAAAATTCTGGTGGCATTAAACATGAATTCGTCTTGGGTACGGAAAAGGAGCTCAAAGAACACTACGAAGTCATGAAGAAAAATCCGGAAATGGAACACAGTGATCCGAACATGATCACCTTGGCTGGTGGGCAAGCTGGTGAAGTTGTCTGGCAGTTCACCAAGGCGGGCAAGATTGATTTTGCCTGCCTCCAACCAGGTCATTATGACGCCGGTATGAAGGGCAAAGTTACCGTTGCAAGAGGCAAAGCTGTTGCTAAAGCTGATATTGATGCTCACGAACACAAGCATTAA
- a CDS encoding DUF2933 domain-containing protein, protein MNHEHENQNEPGSFWRSRYALGYLVIGAVAAYFLLTEHLAHVIGALPFLLLLACPLMHVFMHHGHGHHNHHHDAESPSDEGKDASANKESRHGPR, encoded by the coding sequence ATGAATCACGAACACGAAAATCAGAATGAACCAGGCAGTTTCTGGCGCTCCAGATACGCTCTGGGATATCTTGTCATTGGTGCAGTTGCTGCCTATTTTCTATTGACAGAACATCTGGCGCACGTGATCGGCGCGTTACCATTTTTGTTGTTGCTGGCCTGTCCGCTGATGCACGTCTTCATGCATCACGGACATGGACATCATAACCATCATCACGATGCAGAGTCGCCAAGTGACGAAGGCAAGGATGCCAGCGCGAATAAGGAGAGCCGCCATGGACCACGGTGA